From the Pseudomonadota bacterium genome, the window CAGGAACGGGAAGTGACGCCGCTCGGGAATCCCCGGTCGCACAAGGTTGATGTCCGAATCGTCGCTGCCACGAACCGTGACCTCGAGGACATGGCTGCGCAGGGAAAGTTCCGGGAAGATCTGCTCTACCGACTAAACGTGATTCCCGTTGAGCTCTCACCGCTGCGTGAGAGGCGTAGCGACATTCCGGAACTCGTCACGCATTTCGTAAAGAGCGCCAACAAACGCCGCCAGCGACGGGTGGAGGGTATTACGGAACCAGCGGTCGCCGTCCTTGCGGCGTACGACTGGCCCGGCAACGTGCGGCAGCTGGAGCATCTCATGGAACGTGTGGTGCTCATCAAGTCCAAGGGAATGGTCGACGTGGCCGACTTGCCACGCAAGATTCGTGAGCAGCCGAACAGCGTTGCGAACCGCAGCATCGATCCAGCTTTGCCCGAAGAGGGCATCAATTTCAAGGATGCAGTCGAACAGTTCGAAAACGCGCTGATCTGCCAGGCGCTGCAGAGA encodes:
- a CDS encoding sigma-54 dependent transcriptional regulator produces the protein AEAQLWRQQFAPGVLGQHTSLTETFELLASVADTDCTVLVTGETGTGKELVARALHRGSSRHTKPFVTVNCAAIPENLLESELFGHVKGAFTGATQARTGRFLQADGGTIFLDEIGELPLALQAKFLRVLQEREVTPLGNPRSHKVDVRIVAATNRDLEDMAAQGKFREDLLYRLNVIPVELSPLRERRSDIPELVTHFVKSANKRRQRRVEGITEPAVAVLAAYDWPGNVRQLEHLMERVVLIKSKGMVDVADLPRKIREQPNSVANRSIDPALPEEGINFKDAVEQFENALICQALQRTGWNKNRAAGILQMNRTTLVEKLKKKGIGEPDAHAA